In Streptomyces capitiformicae, one genomic interval encodes:
- a CDS encoding bifunctional methylenetetrahydrofolate dehydrogenase/methenyltetrahydrofolate cyclohydrolase yields the protein MNAQLLDGKATAAEIRRELTERVAKLTATGGRLPGLGTVLVGDDPGSHAYVAGKHRDCAQVGIASLRRELPADATQRQVEDVIDELNADPACTGYIVQLPLPRHLDANAVLERMDPAKDADGLHPVNLGRLVLGVEAPLPCTPRGIVELLRRYEVPLAGARVCVIGRGITVGRPIGLLLTRRSENATVTLCHTGTKGLAWHVREADVVVAAAGSPGLITKDMVRPGAALLDVGITRTDRGLVGDIHPDAARTAGWLAPMPGGVGPMTRAMLLANVVEAAERNANTV from the coding sequence GTGAACGCACAGCTGCTCGACGGCAAGGCGACCGCCGCCGAAATCCGCCGCGAACTCACGGAGCGCGTGGCCAAGTTGACCGCGACCGGCGGCCGCCTGCCCGGGCTCGGCACGGTCCTCGTCGGCGACGACCCCGGCAGCCACGCCTACGTCGCCGGAAAGCACCGCGACTGCGCACAGGTGGGCATCGCCTCCCTCCGTCGCGAACTGCCCGCCGACGCCACCCAACGGCAGGTCGAGGACGTCATCGACGAACTCAACGCCGACCCGGCCTGCACCGGCTACATCGTCCAGCTTCCGCTGCCGCGCCACCTCGACGCCAACGCCGTACTGGAGCGCATGGACCCGGCCAAGGACGCCGACGGCCTGCACCCCGTCAACCTCGGCCGGCTGGTCCTGGGCGTCGAGGCCCCGCTGCCCTGCACGCCACGCGGCATCGTCGAACTGCTTCGCCGGTACGAGGTGCCGCTGGCCGGAGCACGGGTGTGCGTGATCGGCCGGGGCATCACCGTGGGACGCCCCATCGGACTCCTCCTCACCCGCAGGTCGGAGAACGCCACCGTGACCCTGTGCCACACCGGCACCAAGGGCCTGGCCTGGCACGTACGCGAAGCGGATGTCGTCGTCGCGGCCGCCGGCTCGCCCGGGCTGATCACCAAGGACATGGTGCGCCCCGGCGCGGCGCTCCTGGACGTCGGCATCACCCGCACCGACCGGGGCCTGGTCGGCGACATACACCCGGACGCCGCCCGGACAGCCGGATGGCTCGCGCCCATGCCCGGCGGCGTGGGCCCCATGACCCGCGCGATGTTGCTGGCCAACGTCGTCGAGGCCGCGGAGAGGAACGCGAACACGGTATGA
- a CDS encoding HAD family hydrolase, with product MSRPRMPQVLVASDLDRTLIYSSAALALTMPDARAPRLLTVEVHESRPLSYMTETAAGLLTELGDTAVFVPTTTRTRKQYQRINLPGPAPKYAICANGGHLLVDGVTDAAWHDGVLARLASECAPLSEVRDHLAATADPSWVRKHRVAEDLFAYLVVERELLPEEWVKDLAVWAENRGWTVSLQGRKLYAVPKPLTKSAAMREVARRTGAELTVAAGDSLLDADLLLAADRAWRPGHGELADVGWGGPAVTALPERGVIAGERILREFVRAAREG from the coding sequence ATGTCCCGGCCCCGGATGCCGCAGGTGCTGGTCGCCAGCGATCTCGATCGTACGCTCATCTATTCGTCCGCCGCGCTCGCGCTGACCATGCCGGACGCGCGGGCGCCCAGGCTGCTCACGGTCGAGGTGCACGAGAGCCGGCCGTTGTCGTACATGACCGAGACGGCGGCGGGACTGCTGACCGAACTCGGGGACACGGCGGTGTTCGTACCGACGACCACCCGGACGCGTAAGCAGTACCAGCGGATCAATCTGCCGGGGCCCGCGCCGAAGTACGCGATCTGCGCGAACGGTGGGCATCTGCTGGTGGACGGGGTCACGGATGCCGCCTGGCACGACGGGGTGCTCGCCCGGCTCGCCTCTGAGTGTGCGCCCTTGAGTGAGGTGCGGGATCATCTGGCCGCCACCGCCGATCCGTCCTGGGTGCGCAAGCATCGGGTCGCCGAGGACCTGTTCGCCTACCTCGTCGTCGAGCGGGAGTTGCTGCCCGAGGAGTGGGTGAAGGATCTCGCGGTGTGGGCGGAGAACCGGGGGTGGACGGTGTCCCTTCAGGGGCGGAAGCTGTACGCCGTGCCGAAGCCGCTCACCAAGTCGGCGGCCATGCGGGAGGTCGCGCGGCGGACCGGGGCCGAGTTGACGGTGGCCGCCGGGGATTCGTTGCTGGACGCGGACTTGTTGCTCGCGGCGGATCGGGCGTGGCGGCCGGGGCATGGGGAGTTGGCCGACGTGGGGTGGGGTGGCCCTGCGGTTACCGCGCTGCCGGAGCGGGGGGTTATAGCGGGGGAGAGGATTCTGCGGGAGTTCGTGAGGGCGGCGCGGGAGGGTTGA
- a CDS encoding ABC transporter permease, producing the protein MAAVVEKTDKPDKVVELAKVPEPAPLAGVRKVSRGMVVGAVLLVWLVLFAVLRGKHTLTLSAADLTDLHRWFNDVNDSIGANRNSNPLFLYFFNEIRLVIDTLVTFVQELISQPSGDRPVPQIGWLGVVGIAGYVSWAVGNWRVALLAVAGFTFLGVQGLWQESMDTLALTLSAVLVALLFAIPLGVWAGLSDRFNRIVTPFLDFMQTMPTFVYLAPLTLFFLIGGASATIATVIYAAPPAIRITAHAIRSVPETTVEAADSLGATRQQALLKVLLPMSKRTVVMGVNQSIMAALAMVTIAALIGAPGLGRTVVQALQSLDVGTAFNAGLSIVVMAIVLDRVTTAASTRAKAARSSKTRFLAWRRRLLGAGAVVTAVLVYMSHTYVWAAEFPGEGGAGSSIASAADTTTTWVQDELSGLTNAVRDTLTNGLLNPFQSLLTDSPWWLVGAVLIALGVVFGGWRAGLTTAVCVGLLVGTGVWSDGMTTMALSLVATVLVMLIGVFFGVWMGRSALVDRLLRPTLDAAQVMPPFVYLVPFLALFGPTRFTAIVAAVVYAAPVAVKIIADGIRKVPATTVEAATSAGCNTWQIITKVQLPMARGALTLATNQGLIYVLSMVVVGGLVGAGALGYDVVAGFSQGQLYGKGLAAGLAIVLLGVMFDRITQAAARRAGA; encoded by the coding sequence ATGGCTGCCGTCGTAGAGAAAACGGATAAGCCGGACAAAGTAGTCGAGTTGGCGAAGGTGCCGGAACCCGCGCCCCTCGCCGGGGTACGCAAGGTCAGCCGCGGCATGGTCGTGGGCGCGGTCCTTCTCGTCTGGCTGGTGTTGTTCGCCGTGCTGCGCGGGAAACACACCCTGACCCTGTCGGCGGCGGACCTGACCGACCTGCACCGGTGGTTCAACGACGTCAATGACTCGATCGGCGCGAACCGCAACTCCAACCCGCTCTTCCTCTACTTCTTCAACGAGATCCGCCTGGTCATCGACACCCTGGTGACCTTCGTCCAGGAGCTGATCTCGCAGCCGTCCGGGGACCGCCCCGTCCCGCAGATCGGCTGGCTCGGTGTCGTCGGCATCGCCGGCTACGTCTCCTGGGCCGTGGGCAACTGGAGGGTCGCGCTGCTGGCGGTGGCCGGCTTCACCTTCCTCGGGGTGCAGGGCCTGTGGCAGGAGAGCATGGACACCCTGGCGCTCACCCTCTCCGCGGTCCTCGTGGCGCTGCTGTTCGCGATCCCGCTGGGCGTGTGGGCGGGGCTGTCCGACCGGTTCAACCGGATCGTGACGCCCTTCCTGGACTTCATGCAGACCATGCCGACCTTTGTCTATCTGGCCCCGCTGACCCTGTTCTTCCTCATCGGCGGCGCCTCCGCCACGATCGCCACCGTGATCTACGCGGCTCCACCGGCGATCCGCATCACCGCGCACGCCATCCGCTCCGTGCCCGAGACCACCGTCGAGGCGGCCGACTCACTGGGCGCGACGCGGCAGCAGGCACTGCTGAAGGTCTTGCTGCCGATGTCCAAGCGGACCGTGGTGATGGGCGTCAACCAGTCCATCATGGCCGCCCTCGCCATGGTCACCATCGCCGCCCTGATCGGTGCGCCCGGCCTCGGCAGGACCGTCGTCCAGGCCCTGCAGTCCCTCGACGTCGGTACGGCCTTCAACGCGGGCCTCTCCATCGTCGTGATGGCGATCGTCCTGGACCGGGTCACGACCGCCGCCAGCACCCGCGCGAAGGCGGCCAGAAGTTCGAAGACTCGCTTCCTTGCCTGGCGGCGGCGCCTCCTGGGTGCCGGCGCGGTGGTCACGGCGGTCCTCGTCTACATGTCGCACACCTACGTCTGGGCGGCCGAGTTCCCCGGCGAGGGCGGCGCGGGCAGCTCCATCGCGAGCGCGGCCGACACCACGACGACCTGGGTGCAGGACGAGCTCTCGGGCCTCACCAACGCCGTCCGTGACACCCTCACCAACGGCCTCCTGAACCCCTTCCAGTCGCTGCTCACCGACTCCCCGTGGTGGCTCGTCGGCGCGGTGCTGATCGCTCTCGGCGTCGTGTTCGGCGGCTGGCGTGCCGGGCTCACCACGGCCGTGTGCGTGGGCCTGCTGGTCGGCACCGGTGTGTGGTCGGACGGCATGACGACGATGGCGTTGAGCCTCGTCGCCACGGTGCTGGTGATGCTGATCGGCGTCTTCTTCGGTGTGTGGATGGGACGCAGCGCGCTGGTCGACCGGCTGCTGCGCCCCACTCTGGACGCGGCCCAGGTCATGCCGCCGTTCGTCTATCTCGTCCCGTTTCTCGCGCTGTTCGGCCCGACCCGCTTCACCGCGATCGTCGCCGCTGTCGTCTACGCGGCCCCCGTCGCCGTGAAGATCATCGCGGACGGGATACGGAAGGTGCCCGCGACCACCGTGGAAGCGGCCACCTCCGCCGGGTGCAACACCTGGCAGATCATCACCAAGGTCCAGCTGCCGATGGCACGCGGTGCCCTGACTCTCGCCACGAACCAGGGTCTCATCTACGTGCTGTCGATGGTCGTCGTGGGCGGTCTTGTGGGCGCCGGGGCCCTCGGCTACGACGTCGTCGCCGGCTTCTCGCAGGGGCAGCTGTACGGGAAGGGGCTGGCCGCGGGACTGGCCATCGTCCTTCTCGGAGTCATGTTCGACAGGATCACTCAGGCAGCGGCGCGGCGTGCCGGCGCATAA
- a CDS encoding UTRA domain-containing protein — protein MRNSTPYTRDQGIGWSEYRLDKRFEKVRADAELAGLFECETGEWLLARHFVFHDNDQPTQMSTSYVRWSDVAGTPVADPINEPWPGGTQAQMASLGIRVTRVTESFTAGMPTQLEAATLRIGSGVPVLRYTRRHIADTGRIVEVAHSIVRRGDTTIVDFVIDLDD, from the coding sequence ATGCGCAACTCGACTCCGTACACAAGGGATCAGGGGATCGGCTGGTCCGAGTACCGGCTCGACAAGCGGTTCGAGAAGGTGCGGGCGGACGCCGAACTGGCCGGGCTGTTCGAGTGCGAGACGGGTGAGTGGCTGCTGGCACGGCACTTCGTGTTCCACGACAACGACCAGCCCACCCAGATGAGTACCTCCTACGTGCGTTGGTCGGATGTCGCCGGGACGCCGGTCGCCGACCCGATCAACGAACCCTGGCCGGGCGGTACTCAGGCTCAGATGGCTAGCCTGGGTATCCGCGTCACACGGGTCACCGAGTCGTTCACCGCAGGCATGCCCACCCAACTCGAGGCGGCCACGCTGCGGATCGGCTCAGGCGTTCCTGTGCTGCGCTACACGCGTCGGCACATCGCCGACACGGGCCGGATCGTCGAGGTGGCCCACTCGATCGTGCGACGTGGCGACACCACCATCGTCGACTTCGTCATCGACCTCGACGACTGA
- a CDS encoding cysteine protease StiP domain-containing protein: MPDLADRLVRALPPGARRVLVLGFEELMYAPLCLARELERVVGGEAGVEIRFSTTTRSPVLAVDDPGYAIRSRIVFPAHDEPAEGPGERYAYNVAGGGFDAVVAVVDSVADTPALHARDGLLATLAAHTPSVLLAVVPSYVPPYAPPVRRGPDTPSRSPHTHERSPMLPEPLRGPDFSSYAPEDVGWLLQDLSEVTLEAPTEEREEAIQSGGAHYAESLPVEYQPSERYQELFHSALDASADRIALAVGVVTETVLAERSPRPVIVSLARAGTPVGVLMRRWAQQRHGVELPHYAVSIVRGRGIDANALRWLAAHHDPADVVFVDGWTGKGAITRELAAAIEEFEAAEGITGFDPEIAVLADPGSCVRTYGTREDFLIPSACLNSTVSGLISRTVLRSDLVGPNDFHGAKFYRELAGADVSVDFLDAISARFAGIVDAVDSRTKELLSADRTPTWEGWAAVERISEEYGIHDVNLVKPGVGETTRVLLRRVPWKILARAGAGADLDHVRLLAEQRGVPVEEVAELPYTCVGLIHPQYTRGATGADGKAVAV, encoded by the coding sequence TTGCCCGACCTGGCCGACCGTCTCGTGCGGGCCCTGCCGCCGGGTGCCCGACGGGTGCTGGTGCTCGGCTTCGAGGAGCTGATGTACGCGCCGTTGTGCCTGGCGAGGGAGCTGGAGCGGGTGGTCGGGGGCGAGGCGGGGGTGGAGATACGGTTCTCCACGACTACGCGGTCGCCCGTGCTGGCGGTGGACGACCCCGGCTACGCGATACGCAGCCGGATCGTCTTCCCCGCGCACGACGAGCCCGCGGAAGGGCCTGGGGAGCGGTACGCGTACAACGTGGCGGGGGGCGGGTTCGACGCGGTGGTGGCCGTCGTCGACTCGGTCGCGGACACGCCCGCGCTGCACGCCCGTGACGGTCTGTTGGCGACGCTCGCCGCGCATACGCCGAGCGTCCTGCTGGCCGTCGTGCCGTCGTATGTACCGCCGTATGCTCCGCCGGTTCGCCGCGGCCCGGACACGCCGTCCCGGTCCCCGCACACCCACGAAAGGTCCCCCATGCTGCCCGAGCCCCTGCGCGGCCCCGACTTCTCGTCCTATGCGCCGGAGGACGTCGGCTGGCTGCTTCAGGACCTCTCGGAGGTGACCCTGGAGGCGCCGACCGAGGAGCGGGAGGAGGCGATCCAGAGCGGTGGGGCGCACTACGCGGAGTCGTTGCCGGTCGAGTACCAGCCGAGCGAGCGGTATCAGGAACTGTTCCACAGCGCGCTCGACGCCTCCGCCGATCGGATCGCCCTGGCTGTGGGGGTCGTGACCGAGACCGTGTTGGCCGAGCGGTCGCCTCGGCCCGTCATCGTGTCGCTCGCCCGTGCCGGTACGCCCGTCGGTGTGCTCATGCGGCGGTGGGCGCAGCAGCGGCACGGGGTGGAGCTGCCGCACTACGCCGTGTCGATCGTGCGTGGGCGCGGGATCGACGCCAACGCGCTGCGCTGGCTGGCGGCTCACCATGACCCGGCCGATGTCGTCTTCGTGGACGGCTGGACGGGGAAGGGAGCGATCACCCGTGAACTCGCCGCGGCCATCGAGGAGTTCGAGGCGGCGGAGGGGATCACCGGATTCGATCCGGAGATCGCCGTGCTCGCCGATCCGGGGTCGTGCGTGCGGACGTACGGGACCAGGGAGGACTTCCTCATTCCCTCCGCCTGCCTCAACTCGACCGTGTCGGGGCTGATTTCGCGGACCGTGCTGCGGTCGGACCTGGTGGGGCCGAACGACTTCCACGGGGCGAAGTTCTACCGGGAGCTGGCCGGGGCCGATGTGTCCGTGGACTTCCTGGACGCGATATCCGCCCGGTTCGCCGGGATCGTGGACGCGGTGGACTCCCGTACCAAGGAACTGCTCTCCGCCGACCGTACGCCCACCTGGGAGGGCTGGGCGGCCGTCGAGCGGATCAGTGAGGAGTACGGGATCCACGACGTGAACCTGGTCAAGCCCGGTGTCGGCGAGACCACCCGGGTGCTGCTGCGCCGCGTACCGTGGAAGATCCTCGCGCGGGCCGGGGCGGGCGCGGACCTCGACCACGTACGTCTGCTCGCCGAACAGAGAGGGGTACCGGTGGAAGAGGTGGCCGAACTGCCGTACACCTGCGTGGGGCTGATCCACCCCCAGTACACGCGGGGCGCGACCGGTGCCGACGGCAAGGCGGTGGCTGTCTGA
- a CDS encoding GcvT family protein, with translation MAGPRVVIIGAGVVGAALADEISARGWSEVTVVDQGPLPATGGSSSHAPGLVFQTNPSKTMTEMARYTVEKFCSLDVDGKPCFLQVGGLEVATTPERLAELHRRHGWITAWGIESRLLTADECVEQHPLVNRDKVLGGLLVPTDGLAKAVLAVEAQIRRATERGVRFLARHEVLDILKTDGEVTGVRTDQGDLEADIVVCCAGIWGPKIARMVGMNLPLTPLAHQLAWTGPVPALAGQTQEAVRPILRHQDADLYYRDRFDGLGIGYYGHRPMPISADDILSVDEADEMPSVLKFTEDDFADAWTETQSLLPATKEAKVEEGINGLFSFTTDGYPLLGESPDVKGFWVAEAVWVTHSAGVGRAVAEWLVDGYCSSFDLHECDVNRFEPHQLSPEYVLARDCQNFVEVYDILHPLQPSGDPRPIRLSPFHTRQQEQGAFFLEAGGWERPQWYEANAGLVEGRSIPTPNDWAARYWSPIVGAEAQVTRETVAMYDMTALKRLEVTGPGAAAFLERLCTGKVAKSVGSVTYTLLLDHDGGIRSDVTVARLARDRFQVGANGNLDLDWFSRHLPADGTVQVRDITAGTCCIGLWGPLAREVLQPLTDEDFTNDGLKYFRAKQAHIGSVPVTAMRLSYVGELGWELYTTADLGGKLWDTLWRAAEPLGGIVAGRGAFNSLRLEKGYRSFGTDMTYEHDPYEAGVGFAVKLDKDDFIGRAALERRKADVRRKLTCLTIDDPLSVVMGKEPVYDGDRAVGYVTSAAHGYTIGKGIAYAWLPVELTTPGTTVHIGYFDQRVEATVAEEPLFDPTMSRLRG, from the coding sequence ATGGCGGGACCCCGAGTGGTCATCATCGGAGCGGGAGTCGTTGGCGCGGCTCTCGCGGACGAGATCTCGGCGCGGGGTTGGAGCGAAGTGACCGTGGTGGATCAGGGTCCGCTCCCGGCCACCGGCGGCTCCAGCTCACACGCCCCGGGCTTGGTGTTCCAGACGAACCCCTCCAAGACGATGACCGAGATGGCCCGCTACACCGTCGAGAAGTTCTGCTCCCTCGACGTCGACGGCAAGCCCTGCTTCCTCCAGGTCGGCGGCCTCGAGGTGGCGACCACCCCCGAGCGCCTTGCTGAGCTGCACCGCCGCCACGGCTGGATCACCGCCTGGGGCATCGAGTCCCGGCTCCTGACCGCCGACGAGTGTGTCGAGCAGCACCCCCTGGTCAACCGGGACAAGGTCCTCGGCGGCCTCCTCGTCCCGACGGACGGCCTGGCCAAGGCGGTCCTCGCCGTCGAGGCGCAGATCCGCCGGGCCACCGAGCGCGGCGTACGCTTCCTCGCCCGCCACGAAGTCCTCGACATCCTGAAGACCGACGGCGAGGTGACGGGCGTCCGCACCGACCAGGGCGATCTGGAAGCCGACATCGTGGTGTGCTGCGCCGGCATCTGGGGTCCGAAGATCGCGCGCATGGTCGGGATGAACCTTCCGCTCACGCCACTGGCCCATCAGCTGGCCTGGACGGGTCCGGTGCCGGCGTTGGCGGGGCAGACGCAGGAGGCGGTCCGTCCGATCCTGCGCCACCAGGACGCCGACCTCTACTACCGCGACCGCTTCGACGGCCTGGGCATCGGCTACTACGGCCACCGTCCGATGCCCATCTCCGCCGACGACATCCTCTCCGTCGACGAGGCCGACGAGATGCCGTCGGTCCTGAAGTTCACTGAGGACGACTTCGCCGACGCCTGGACCGAGACCCAGTCCCTGCTCCCCGCGACGAAGGAGGCCAAGGTCGAGGAGGGCATCAACGGCCTGTTCTCCTTCACCACCGACGGCTACCCGCTTCTCGGCGAGTCACCCGACGTCAAGGGTTTCTGGGTCGCCGAGGCGGTGTGGGTCACGCACTCCGCGGGCGTCGGACGAGCGGTGGCCGAATGGCTCGTCGACGGCTACTGCTCCTCCTTCGACCTGCACGAGTGCGACGTCAACCGCTTCGAGCCGCACCAGCTCTCCCCCGAGTACGTCCTGGCCCGCGACTGCCAGAACTTCGTCGAGGTCTACGACATCCTGCACCCGCTGCAGCCGTCGGGGGACCCGCGCCCGATCCGGTTGAGTCCGTTCCACACCCGCCAGCAGGAACAGGGCGCCTTCTTCCTCGAGGCGGGCGGCTGGGAGCGCCCGCAATGGTACGAGGCCAACGCGGGCCTGGTCGAAGGCCGTTCCATCCCCACCCCGAACGACTGGGCCGCGCGGTACTGGTCGCCCATCGTCGGCGCGGAGGCCCAGGTCACCCGCGAGACCGTCGCCATGTACGACATGACAGCTCTCAAGCGCCTCGAAGTGACCGGCCCCGGTGCCGCCGCCTTCCTGGAGCGCCTGTGCACCGGCAAGGTCGCCAAGTCCGTCGGCTCGGTGACGTACACCCTGCTCCTCGACCACGACGGCGGCATCCGCAGCGACGTCACGGTGGCCCGGCTCGCCCGCGACCGCTTCCAGGTCGGCGCCAACGGCAACCTGGACCTCGACTGGTTCTCCCGGCACCTCCCCGCCGACGGCACGGTCCAGGTACGTGACATCACCGCCGGCACCTGCTGCATCGGTCTGTGGGGCCCGCTCGCCCGCGAGGTCCTGCAACCCCTCACGGACGAGGACTTCACCAACGACGGCCTGAAGTACTTCCGCGCCAAGCAGGCCCACATCGGCAGCGTCCCGGTCACGGCGATGCGCCTGTCGTACGTCGGTGAACTCGGCTGGGAGCTGTACACCACCGCCGACCTCGGCGGGAAGCTGTGGGACACGCTGTGGCGGGCGGCCGAGCCGCTGGGCGGCATCGTCGCCGGCCGCGGCGCCTTCAACAGCCTGCGCCTGGAGAAGGGTTACCGCTCCTTCGGTACCGACATGACGTACGAGCACGACCCCTACGAGGCCGGCGTCGGCTTCGCCGTCAAGCTCGACAAGGACGACTTCATCGGCAGGGCCGCGCTGGAGCGCCGCAAGGCCGACGTACGACGGAAGCTGACCTGCCTCACCATCGACGACCCACTGTCCGTCGTCATGGGCAAGGAACCGGTGTACGACGGCGACCGCGCGGTCGGCTACGTCACCAGCGCCGCCCACGGCTACACCATCGGCAAGGGCATCGCCTACGCCTGGCTCCCCGTGGAGCTCACCACCCCCGGTACCACCGTGCACATCGGCTACTTCGACCAGCGCGTCGAGGCGACCGTCGCCGAGGAACCCCTGTTCGACCCGACCATGTCCCGCCTCCGTGGCTGA
- a CDS encoding FmdB family zinc ribbon protein: MPRYEYRCRTCGNTFELSRPMAESSSPADCPSGHSDTVKLLSTVAMGGSAAGRARPHGSRLAL, translated from the coding sequence ATGCCTCGTTACGAGTACCGCTGCCGGACTTGCGGCAACACCTTCGAACTGAGCCGCCCGATGGCCGAGTCGTCCTCCCCTGCAGACTGCCCGTCGGGCCACTCGGACACGGTCAAACTCCTGTCGACTGTCGCCATGGGCGGCTCCGCTGCGGGCCGAGCACGCCCTCATGGTTCACGCCTGGCTCTGTAG
- a CDS encoding ABC transporter substrate-binding protein, producing MAGHVKHWRVGAAGIAVLALALTACGGAKVGDDSSGSDSSGGSAECGTFNLAVNPWVGYEANAAVIAYVAEKDLGCKVVKKDLKEEIAWQGFGTGEVDAVVENWGHNDLKKKYITDQKTAVEAGSTGNEGLIGWYVPPWLAKEHPDITDWNNLNKYADKFKTSESGGKGQLLDGDPSFETNDEALVKNLKLDYKVVYGGSETALIQAFRDAEKNKKWLIGYFYEPQWFLAEVPLVKVKLPDYKEGCDADAEKVACDYPVYKLDKIVSAKFAKSGSPAYDLVKNFTWTNDDQNVVAKYIAVDKMTPEAAAEKWVEANRDKVKAWIK from the coding sequence ATGGCAGGACACGTAAAACACTGGAGAGTCGGCGCGGCCGGCATAGCCGTCCTCGCACTCGCCCTCACGGCCTGCGGAGGGGCCAAGGTCGGTGACGACTCCTCGGGGTCCGACAGCTCGGGAGGCTCCGCCGAGTGCGGCACCTTCAACCTCGCGGTCAACCCGTGGGTGGGCTACGAGGCCAACGCGGCGGTCATCGCGTACGTCGCGGAGAAGGACCTCGGCTGCAAGGTCGTCAAGAAGGACCTCAAGGAGGAGATCGCCTGGCAGGGCTTCGGGACGGGCGAGGTCGACGCCGTCGTCGAGAACTGGGGCCACAACGACCTGAAGAAGAAGTACATCACCGACCAGAAGACCGCCGTCGAGGCCGGCTCCACCGGCAACGAAGGCCTCATCGGCTGGTACGTGCCGCCGTGGCTGGCCAAGGAGCACCCGGACATCACGGACTGGAACAACCTCAACAAGTACGCGGACAAGTTCAAGACCTCGGAGTCCGGCGGCAAGGGGCAGCTGCTCGACGGCGACCCGTCGTTCGAAACCAACGACGAGGCCCTGGTGAAGAACCTGAAGCTGGACTACAAGGTGGTGTACGGGGGCAGTGAGACCGCGCTCATCCAGGCCTTCCGCGACGCGGAGAAGAACAAGAAGTGGCTGATCGGCTACTTCTACGAGCCGCAGTGGTTCCTGGCCGAGGTGCCGCTCGTCAAGGTCAAGCTGCCCGACTACAAGGAGGGCTGCGACGCCGACGCGGAGAAGGTCGCCTGCGACTACCCCGTGTACAAGCTGGACAAGATCGTCAGCGCGAAGTTCGCCAAGTCGGGCAGCCCGGCCTATGACCTGGTCAAGAACTTCACCTGGACCAACGACGACCAGAACGTCGTGGCGAAGTACATCGCGGTGGACAAGATGACGCCCGAGGCGGCGGCCGAGAAGTGGGTCGAGGCGAATCGGGACAAGGTGAAGGCCTGGATCAAGTAG